The Coregonus clupeaformis isolate EN_2021a unplaced genomic scaffold, ASM2061545v1 scaf0544, whole genome shotgun sequence genome contains the following window.
gtgaaacatgtatttctagatgaaacactgattaagtGTGGTGACAGTGActatgttattgtgtgttgtaCTTTAGTCAATTGAAGATGTGCTTAAagttttgaaacaactgccttttAGATTatatgttttgagttttgtactaagagttgtgaaaatgtaccacatacttgtgaaaattgtATCAAAGggatatacttttttttaaagaaatgtgAGCACTGGTTTCATCAACCCATGACAGATGACATAATATATATttggtttcccaaatggcaccctattccctatatagtgcactaattggtcaaatgtagtggtcaaatgtagtggactttatagggaatagggtgtatagtgcactacttttgatcagggccctgtTCAAATGTactgcgctatatagggaatagggtgccattttgtgaCGAAACCATTGATTTACATGTTTTCTTCCCTCTATTTTACAGCTCCTTCAGTTCTTTCAAGTTCAACTTCAGTCCCATCAGCTTGGTGGATGAGATTCTAACAGGAGAGGAGTGGTCACCATTCCTGTCCATCAAGGACATGCCCGCCCCCTCACCGTCCGTTTACCAATCAGAGGCTGCTAGCCAACACGGTTGTGATGAAGGCGACCAATTAAAGACTGAACCAGAGTCGCGCCTCCCCAACGATGTTCAACAGAACCACGAGGACATAGGCCTTTCTTTATATGAGGATGTTAGCTTCATTCTATCAGATCCTAACGAGATTGTGGACAACCAATCAGACAACAGACAACaggaagtaaacaacaacaatGACACTGGAGCTGATGCCATTGCTGTCATCAAACCTAAGATACTATTGGACAATGATGCAGCGGAGGAGAGTGAGTTGGACCACTCCAGACCCATATGTAAGGACATCTATGACTCGGTTGAATTACTTCAGTCCCCCATAAGGACGCAATCAAAGGACCTTCTTGACTTCTCCTATGTTGAGGTGAGCCACACTGCAGGATTGTGGGTATTGTAGTCATTTAAAGTGCGGTTGTAGGCCTATGTCTATAGAagagggctctccaaccctgttcctggagagctacccccccctgtaggtttttgctccaaccccagttgtaactaatctGATTCATTTTATCAGCCAGCTAATTATTAAAATCAGGTGCTCTAGATTAGGGTTGaacacctacaggacggtagctctccaggaacagggtaggAGAGACCTGCGATAGAAACATTCAGAATCTCTcgttcttattctctctctctctctctctctctctctctctctctctctctctctctctctctctctctctctctctctctctctctcacagtcacTTGGAGTTCTGGACAGTTCTGCTCAGAAACATCGGATTCATCTGAACAAAAAGAGAAAGCACAGAGTTCCGGGGCTAAAGAAGATAAGTAAGATTGAATGGCTGGAAAACGGGATGAAGGAATCAGTGAAAATAGACGGGTAGAAAGGAGTTTGACAAAAGCTGAGACCATGAAATAACCATTTTATCCGCTGTTCCTTTTCTCTTTCCTGAAACAGAGCTCATCAAGATAGAACGCACTGCAATCAAAGCCCCTGAAATCAAATTCCTcaaaccctctcctcctctcaccctctcccccacatcactcccttcttcctcctctcctccctcccctctctcttccttctctccctcctatgTCTTTTCGTCCTCTGTTTTCTACAACATCCCTCCGTCTGCTGAAAAACAGGACCCTGTGACATCAACGACACAGAACAACCTCTCTGTTAAGGTCAGAGTTCATTTGACCCCGTAACCATTGGCAACATTTTCAAACACTGTACATTAACATGGTGTGTCTCTGAATTCtgtctgaaatgacaccctattccctggtgCACTAtaggaatatggtgtcatttcagACAGACTGTAGCTTAATACTGAATGTAATAATGTATATTAGGATCACTAACcaagtttccatccaaccttgctatgagagtaaagtacatgttggatAACAAATGTcaggacaggcctgatggaaacaatgcatttgtcggtaaactttccaaatgtcgacaaaacaaaatacgttaggcaaggtgggatctttttgtgtctgtaaaatgaattatgtgagcaatggcggtggaaacacctttatgcgcagatattgatataataaccatcatatcgaagtaaacttggattcaggtgatatgttgtgtggtcctccaactatgactcgggaaagcatgcagtttattaggctacagatgaaataagttatgatgatctttacagggtggtgaaagtgcacagtgatgagcttgatcCTGGTATGACAAATAAAAAGAATCTCGctctttttgtccataataatctcatcatgtatgCTAAACCTACACTGTATCTGTATCTAGCTGTTGGCTAGAGAGCATGTGCTCTCTAGCCAACagggcacattcgctatatatAGCCTAATGCAacattttttgtgacaaaaccgtCAGTAGAGTTTAAAATGTGATTGGAAacacatttaacttgtatttttcattcggtacatgggaatttaaccacaaaagttatttttatgtgcactacttcCCGCACAGCTTTTTAGCCACAGCAAGTCAATTTGACGGAAACacattgttttatgcagattttagaatattcacatgaaaatctgttgccaattggatggaaacctagctattggcAGAGCCCACTTCAATCCATCAAAGATTTCAaaatggttctctctctcttctctctctctctctctctctctctctctctctcacagtcacTTGGAGTTCTGGACAGTTCTGCTCAGAAACATCGGATTCATCTGAGCAAAAAGAGAAAGCACAGACTTCCGGGGCTAAAGAAGATAAGTAAGATTGAATGGCTGGAAAACGGGATGAAGGAATCAGTGAAAATAGACGGGTAGAAAGGAGTTTGACAAAAGCTGAGACCGTGAAATAACCATTTTATCTGCTGTTCCTTTTCTCTTTCCTGAAACAGAGCTCATCAAGATAGAACGCACTGCAATCAATGCCCCTGAAATCAAATTCCTcaaaccctctcctcctcccaccctctcccccacatcactcccttcttcctcctctccttcctcccctctctcttccttctctccctcctatgTCTGTTCATCCTCTGTTTTCTACAACATCCCTCCGTCCGCTGAAAAACAGGACCCTGTGACATCAACGACACAGGACAACCTCTCTGTTAAGGTCAGAGTTCATTTGACCCCGTAACCATTGGCAACATTTTCAAACACTGTACATTAACATGGTGTGTCTCTGAAGTCtgtctgaaatgacaccctattccctggtgCACTAtaggaatatggtgtcatttcagACAGACTGTAGCTTATTACAGAATGTAATAATGTATATTAGGATCACTAACcaagtttccatccaaccttgctatgagagtaaagtacatgttggatAACAAATGTcaggacaggcctgatggaaacaatgcatttgtcggtaaactttccaaatgtcgacaaaacaaaatacgttaggcaaggtgggatctttttgtgtctgtaaaattaattatgcgagcaatggcggtggaaacacctttatgcgcagatattgatataataaccatcatatggaAGTAAACTTGGATTCaggtgatatggtgtgtggtcctccaacTATGActcaggaaagcatgcagtttattaggctacagatgaaataagttatgatgatctttacagggtggtgaaagtgtacggtgatgagcttgatccTGGTATGACAAATAAAAAGAATCTCGctctttttgtccataataatctcatcatgtatgCTAAACCTACACTGTATCTGTATCTAGCTGTTGGCTAGAGAGCATGTGCTCTCTAGCCAACagggcacattcgctatatatAGCCTAATGCAacattttttgtgacaaaaccgtCAGTAGAGTTTAAAATGTGATTGGAAacacatttaacttgtatttttcattcggtacatgggaattgaaccacaaaagttatttttatgtgcactacttcCCGCACAGCTTTTTAGCCACAGCAAGTCAATTTGACGGAAACacattgttttatgcagattttagaatattcacatgaaaatctgtcgccaattggatggaaacctagctattggcAGAGCCCACTTCAATCCATCAAAGACTTCAaaatggttctctctctcttctctctctctctctcagaccacTGAAAGCAGCAGAAAGCCAGGTTCAAGTCCCAAGCCGCCTCTGTCCAAGTTCATGACAGCCCTGAGAGACAAAACCAAGAGGAAGcttaaatagtgaagagaacttGGTCTTGGAGGAAGcttaaatagtgaagagaactaGGTCTTGGAGGAAGcttaaatagtgaagagaactaGGTCTTGGTGATCCAATAGAAACCCATAGCTCCTTCTCCTAGCCCCTACCTGCACCCTACCCCTAGGCCCTAGCCACTACCCCTTTAGTGTTTACAGTTTTAGGTGTGTACGCGATAACACTGCAGCTGCACATAGTAATGAAATAGGCAGACATATCTTTGATCAAATGATTATCTTGCTATATTGATTGTCTTACCAACACTTTTAATCACAACTACATTATTTCTCTAACATCAGTGTTATCTGAATGAGATTCTGTAAGATCTGAATAAATGGATTCATTTAAGCACAAGTATATGGTGTTGTATGGTAAAATGATAGAGGGTCATAAGAAGTGAGAGATCTGACTATTAAGAGGTGTTGGGGAGTTTAACACTTTTCAGTAGCCAGCCTATGTGACAGCTTTAATTTAACTGTAGTTCATTGTTGGGAAAGTGctagcaagtaagcatttcactgtacttgtgcatgtgacaatgaAACTTGAAACTTGCTGGTGTCACAACACCCCAACAGAGTGTTAATAgaaagtctgcatcccaaatggcaccgtagtccctatatagtgctctactttggaccagagcccacagcaatagggtgccatttgggacgcagaaggagaggggtgaggagggtatTTTGAGGACACAAAACATTTATGACAAACGGTATACAAAACTGTATACAAACAATCTGCCACCTCAAAAATACActatatgtgtgagtgtgtgagtgagagtgagcgtgagagagaaagagcgagagagagagagaggcaacctATTCCACACTCTGGTAAGGTTATTTTTCAGATTACTTTGTGCAAATATGTAATATTgttgcattgtaatttcagaaaaatTATTTAATACTTCTacagtaatagtggaatgatagtgtttcacaatatttatttatttattggggAACCTAAAATTGCATTCTAATGGTGCATCCTTCTTATTGGTCAACAAAAGACGGACACCCGGCTCTTGTTGTCAAATTGACTGGGTGCTAAACGATTGTGCCACTGCGGATTGTGCCAGAGGCTGTGGCACGTACAATCGGTTAGCGCGCGGAGCCACTCAAATTAACTGGAGCCACTCGGCCCCTCCTGTGGCACAATCCGTCAGCGCTCGGTACAATCGCCAGCcacagtcaatttgacaacaAGATGTTTGCTTTAAATGGCATTCCTAGAATAGTGCTATAGACTATGTTCTCAGAAAATTTACCTGGTGAAATAAAGGTTAATACaatttatttatatataaatgtatttatttaaaatatttttatttatttaataagtAAAGTAAACTGTTATGATTGAGGTTGTTTGTTTTTAGGAAACACAGAATCAGAGGAACCAAGATGAAGTTTGTCAGCCTgataaacccctgcaacttatccagaacgctgcagcccgtctggtgttcaaccttcccaagttctctcacttccagttgaagctcgcatctactacaaaaccatggtgcttgcctacggagctgtgaggggaacggcacctccttaccttcaggctctgatcctacacccaaacgagggcactacgttcatccacatctggcctgctagcccctctacctctacggaagcacagttcccgctcagcccagtcaaagctattcgctgctctggcaccctaatggtggaacaagctcccccacgacgccaggacagcggagtcactgaccaccttccggagacacttgaaaccctacctctttaaggaatacctggaatagtataatagtaatccttctacccccctttactaccactgtcttttgtctaaactaacacctgacttatttcacctgctagcactgacttgtttaaagaaatgtacttattgtgatcgagatgtagttgtccctgattgcactgactttgctcacagctgcttgtttgaagaagtgtacttactgtgatcaagatgtggttgtcccactggctatcctaagtttaatgcaccaatttgtaagtcgctctggataagagcatctgctaaatgacttaaatgtaaaaatgtaaatgattgtGATGATGTCACTACTTGGGACAAAAATGGCTTTGTCATTCCACAGAAGTACCGGTAAGAGAGTTGCATTGATTACAGTATGTGTTTTGATGATAGTGGTGACAGATTGATAAAAATTTTTCATGGTGATTATCGACCATACATTCTGAAAAGAATCTGTTTTGAAGCTGAAAATGTGCTTTCCTCTTTTATATCCAAATGAAAATGAGATGCATTCTTTACACATATGTAGTCACTTACAGCATTTTGTGagtagtagatgttattggtttctCGCAGTCATAGACTGAATTGTACACCAATTTACAATGATAGATTATGATCAAATAGCAACACCCTAAACTAACACAATACTTTTAATATAATGTTAAAATATGCAATATATACTAAACAATAGTACAATGACAATATCTGGGATGGCAGCTTTAGAAAATATATTATTAGAGTTCTTAGGTAGGCATTTCATAGGCCCCTGGGATGATATATGGTGCGTGCATTGATCAGTTTAGTGAATTATGGAATGGGAGAGTTCTGTTAGCGGCCTGTGCATGTCATAGGAATGTTCAGTTTGTGGCTGTTGTGGCTGATTTTCTTAGTAAA
Protein-coding sequences here:
- the LOC123481241 gene encoding uncharacterized protein LOC123481241 codes for the protein MPAPSPSVYQSEAASQHGCDEGDQLKTEPESRLPNDVQQNHEDIGLSLYEDVSFILSDPNEIVDNQSDNRQQEVNNNNDTGADAIAVIKPKILLDNDAAEESELDHSRPICKDIYDSVELLQSPIRTQSKDLLDFSYVESLGVLDSSAQKHRIHLNKKRKHRVPGLKKIKLIKIERTAIKAPEIKFLKPSPPLTLSPTSLPSSSSPPSPLSSFSPSYVFSSSVFYNIPPSAEKQDPVTSTTQNNLSVKSLGVLDSSAQKHRIHLSKKRKHRLPGLKKIKLIKIERTAINAPEIKFLKPSPPPTLSPTSLPSSSSPSSPLSSFSPSYVCSSSVFYNIPPSAEKQDPVTSTTQDNLSVKTTESSRKPGSSPKPPLSKFMTALRDKTKRKLK